The window ggcggccgagggttggtagcgggagggggggggagtttaagagtgtcggcgcgatcgagcgggggaaggggggttgccggagggggggaggcggcttaacagtgcccccccatctcgggctctggccccccctcctggcaaggtctggctacgcccctgcactcctccactctattttatttttgttacatttgtaccctgcgctttcccactcatggcaggctcaatgcggcttacatggggcaatagagggttaagtgacttgcccagagtcacaaggagctgcctgtgcctgaagtgggaatcaaactcagttcctcagttccctaggaccaaagttcaccaccctaaccactagcccactcctccacttttgaccacaatacaaccttgtatttgttatcaaccgactggtgaacgcctttacagtactatgtaagccacattgagcctgcaaataggtgggaaaatgtggggtacaaatgcaacaaataaataactattaTGCATCAGAGTAATACCCTGAGGCTCAGCCTGCCTGTGGGAGAGATCATAAGAGTTCAAACAGGACTCTAGGTAGGGCAACATGAATTATGGTTCTTCCATCTGCTCACAGCATTAGAACCTGCTACATTATACAAACAGATGTTATTCTTTCACATGTGGCTTGTTCAGTGGGGAACAGGAAGAGAAATAATCTCTTGAGTTTACATACTCAGCTTTTCATTTTGAAAAAGATACGTTGGGTCTCACTGCAAAGCATCAGAAAGTTCAGGGTGGTGGGTTAATAAACCTGAGTGATTGAGACTCATTATTAAACTCCTTGTGACAGACTGTGCAGGATGACTGAGTGTTCCTTTCAACACACCCTATCATGAAATGCCAGAGATGGTGCAGGAGGGTCTGCTGTTAACTGTAAATGCAGGAACTGTGCATTAAGCCCTCCTGTGCTGGTGCTACCAGAGACCACAGCGGAAGGTCTGGGGGTTTCCAGCAGCGTCACTGCCTCCTGTTTTGATGGTTGGGTAAAAGGTTCCACCACACAAGAGCCGTTTTCAGTATAAGCTGCTGCTGGTCCCTCTGAGATAAAGTCTTAGACCACAAGTGTTCTGGAAGGGAATTGAGAATGCCCCCAGAGCTGCTGTGACCCCAGCCCTCTGCTCCATCCTCCTATACCTCTGCTGGCATTGTTGAAGACAGGATGCAGGATTCAAAGGACCTTGGTCTCACTCTGCATGCTTTTCTAATGTTCTaaaataagtgtgtgtgtgtgtgcgctaaTGTGTGTCTCATCTGTCTCATTTCTTCCCCCTTTGCTCttctttcattctctctctctctctccctctgcataCACCATCCCTTGAAGATTTTGAGAGCTaccctaatgctagggtccactttgggggtcagcacccaagaaaaagttctaggtgtcattgtagacaatacactgaaatcttctgctgtgtgcagcggcgaccaaaaaaagcaaacaggatgctaggaattattagggaaatggatgcaaaataagaccaagaatattataacgcctctgtatcgctccatggtgcaacttcaccttgacTATTGCGTTCAGTTACGGTCGCCGTATCTCAACAAAAtgtaacggaattagaaaagattcaaagaagagcgaccaaaatgataaaggggatggaactcgtctcgtatgaggaaaggctaaagaggttagggctcttcagcttaggaaagagacggatgaggggagatatgattgaggtctacaaaatcctgagtggtgtagaacgagtagaaataaatcgatttattagttgttccaaaagtacaaaggctaggggacattcaaggaagatacatggaaatacttttaaaataaataggaggaaatattttttcactcaaaagaatagttaagctctggaatttgctgccagagaatgtggtaacagtggttagggtatctgggtttaaaaaaatgtttggacaagttcctggaggaaaagtccagagtctgttattgagacagacatggggaagccactgcttgccctgggattgatagcatggaatgatgctgctctttgggtttctgccaggtacttgtgacctggattggtcacttttggaagcaggatactgggctagatgggccattggtcagaaccagtatggctattcttatgttcttccttAGTTTCTCTCCTTTGTCTCCCCACCTCACACACCTCTGTCCAGTTTTGACAGAGAGAAAACCAGAAAACACATCCCAGAACTACCTAGAGGATACATTTATGCAAGTAACACTGTGCAGTGTAAGCCTAAGGCTCCAGCctcaatgatttaaaaaaaacaaaacaaacaaaaaacatttggCTCAAAAAACCAGAATGTTCTGCGAGGCGAAGCCATACTCAGATCCAAAAATGTATCAAAATAAATCCACTACCTCGTCTGAGTGACAGGATCACTGCAATATTTACTATTTTTAGCTTATCACTGTACAGCAATAACCAAAATGTCTCTGCCAAAGAAGTTAAAATCTAAGTTAAATAACTTTTCTGAAGGTCAAACAGTGAGAGATGGTGGCAGCGGTAGGATTGGGAATTGGGTCTGCAGATGTCACAGCTCTGAATGAATCCATGCTGAAGGTCACACAGTGAGAGATGGTGGTAGAAGTGGAAATGGGAGCTGGGTGGTGGCAGAGCTCTGAGTCACATATACTCCTGCTCCTTTCCCCTCTGCCTGCAATCTTGTGCTTGGGTATTAAAGGATCAGCTCTGAGACACCAGTACTTGTAAGTAACCTCACTCCTTCCACTCATCCTCCTCTGGTTGTGAAGTCTCAGACCTCTCCCCAGTTTGTCTTTCCTGAACCTGGCTCCTCAGTTCACAGGGAGGAGCCCAGTTGCTGCAGGGGTTGACCTCAGTCTCTAGGCATGGCTGAACCATGCAGTAAGAGTCACATTTGAAGTTTTGAGATGCAGTCAGGGTCGGTAGGGACACAGGACAAGTGTCATCAAGAGTCCTTAATGGTGATTCTACCCCATCTGAAGAAAAAAGATCAAGGAGAAAGATTATTGGCACCATGCGACCCCTGTTGTTCTTTCAGATTCAGGTTAGCGAGCACATTTCAGCCACACTCTGCTTATCATACCGTGTACCAGACATAGAGGAGTGAACTAGAGGCcgaccaaaacatttttttttccatttcagctgaaactgaacaaACAAAGGTAACgccactgccccctccctctcaagAAAGGTAATGTTGCCTGCTGtcgccccttctcctccccccccccccccccgaacaatgGTAGAGCCTCTAGTACAGGGAACATGTAAAAGATATTCCACATGGGTGGGTTATGAGGGAATGGAGAGTTTTCATTGGCTGAAGATTATTTATAAAATCTAtaacagcaggaaaaaaagacatGAAACGCTATGAGAAATGTTGTTACCGTGTtgcttcaaacaaatgcacatccctgctGAGCAGCGCCTGACGTCTGAACAGAGCAAAGGgattgggattttggatttagctcacaccttccCAGTACAGTAGTTGAAAGTgttatatttaggtacaataCGTGGAAGTGAGTGACCCCATGAATGCTTCACCTTAGTGTATAATAATGCGTAGCACAGAGCGGAGGGCACTGAGTGGCTGAGACTGCACTTACCAATGCAAAATGAGCAGCAGGCATCGTCCTTTCCCCCCATCTCTGAACTGCAGCCTCTTGATCTCTCTGTGCTTTCAGACTGAGAAGCAGGACAAGGAAGATGAGCCATTTCTGCAGAAAAAGCACACTTGACTTTTATAGGTAGAACAGGAGGAAGGACTGAGGCAGTTGGAATCTTCGCAGAGCCTGAAAGGAAAAGAATAACATGTGGAGATTAACCAGTACACAGGGTGCTGGGATTCATGAGGGATGGCTGAGGCTGCTGGGATCCTGCATTATATATTCAGAACACTAGGATCAATATAAGCTGGGTTCTAGATATAGGGTTCTAGGATCCATGTAAGCTGGGTTCTAGACATAGGGTGCTAGGATCCATGTAGGGTGGGTTATACAGGGTGCTAGGATCCATGTAGGGTGGGTTATACAAGGTGCTAGGATCCATGTACACTGGCATCTATATACAGGGTTCTAGGATCCATGTAAGCTGGGTTCTAGATACAGTGTGCTATGATCTGCATAGGGTAGGTTCTAGATCCAGGGTTCTAGGATCCATGTAGGCTGGGTTCTAGATACAGTGTGCTAGGATCTGCGTAGGGTAGGTTCTAGATACAGGGTTCTAGGATCCATGTAGGGTGGGTTATACAATGTGCTAGAATCCATGTACACTGGCATCTATATACAGGGTTCTAGGATCCATGTAAGCTGGGTTCTAGATACAGTGTGCTAGGATCTGCGTAGGGTAGGTTCTAGATACAGGGTTCTAGGATCCATGTAAGCTGGGTTCTACATACAGTGTGCTAGGATCCATGAAAGGTGGGTGCTAGACACAGGGTGCTAAGATCCATGTAGGTGCTGGTTCCCACTCCTGCAGCCCTTCTGATCTTACATTTTTCCACATGTTTGCAGGGTGCTGGTGAGGATTGCAGAAGGGGACCACAGTAAGTATTGGACCTTATTTTTCGGAGGCTCTCTCCGTCCAGGACCTCGTTTGTGGGGAACAGTGATCTTGGAAAGGCTGggtcttcctgttggccatggaCTGGCATCTCCATGGTCTTCATCCCCTCTCTCACTGAGATGTATTTATCCAACCGGTGCTTAAAAGATAAAATGAATCTGTGTGAGGCTCATCTCAGGACCATAGAAAAGCCTAAAATATGTTGCAACCTGAGACTGACATATGCCTAATTGTGTTAAcctgagtctctctctctcttttcctcaatTCATTTTTACATTAGTGCAGCAAGCAACCAGGGGCCCCATGGAATGGCCAGAAAAATCACGAACTCCTCTTGTTCTCAAGAGAAACTGCCAACGGCATTTAAAAGAGCAGTGGTGTATCTTCTGCTAAAGAACAACTTTGAGCAGGACATGCTCAAAACCTTACAGAACAAACCGTCTGCATTCAGCTCAGCGATTGGCTAGATGAGAGAAACTGCCTAGATCcacgtcaatctggattcagagcCGGCCACGGAATGGAGATGGTCTTAAATCGAGACAGGAGATCCGTCTCTGTGTTACtcctgctggatttctcagcagcttttgacactatcatgctagcatgactggcagaaacagggagTCAGTGGCACAGTACCTGCTTGGTTAAGATCCTATCGATCACTGtcactgtggggtaccacaaggatcaatacagTGTCACCTGTTTAGTTTAATATCTACCTCGAGCCACTAGCCAAGCGGATTCAGTTATCGGATACTCAGTTCTACGTGAGTGCAGCTACTCACACCCCCTGAACCAAACCTATTACCTGTTTAACATCAATTCACAAATGTTTGCTTGAACCCAAGGAAAACTGAGTTCCTGTGGGAGAGTTTCTGTGGATGCAGATTGTCTGCTTGCAGAACTGGAGGGTCAGGttcctattgggctcatttcCCGTTCTCTATCTTTTGGGTTAACGAGAGACCCAAGATTTCACTCCCATATAAGAGAGTTGGCTGAATGATGCTGTCAAATAATTTTAATTGCCCTTCTGCTGAAGGGCTCATAGAGCTTTTTCTTGTAGTCTTTGCAGCTGATTTAAAACTCCACAGTGAGGTCATGATCTGCTTTTtggtctctctccccttttctctatTAAATATAGTAAACAGAGCTGCATCGTAGGCTTAACCACTGACAGGAAGACCAGGTCTGCATACAGGGGAAGTGTGCATGGGTGGAGAAGCGGGAGAAGTGCAAGGCCTAGACCAAACGAAAGTTCACAGCTAACAGTGGGGAAAGAGGAGGCAAAGATCAAACAATGGAAACAGTCACACATCACAGACTTTATCAAACAACACAGCACCGTAAGGGCCCTGCAGCATCTCTGAATTTTCTCATGTACAGATTTTCCAGGCATTTGTAAACAGCAGCGCTCGGCACCCCAGGTCTGCACCAGTGTGGTAAATGGTTCATGCCAGCGAGGTGCTGCTCAGACTCACCTTACGTAAAGTCTCCAGGGAGCGTAGTCTCATGGTAGAACCTGAAGAATGAAAAAGCACAAATCAGGGTCAGAAAGCACTGGCTGAAGCACTCTTCAAAATCAGAAAACCTCCCTAAATTCCCTCTGTGTGTAGAGACTCATCTCTCCATGCCTTggttctaatccccggctctgtcactgACGCTCTGCGTGCGATTCACTTTATCAACCTGTGCTCAGCTCTAATCCCCGCCTCTGTCAGTGACTTTTTGTGTAACCCTGGAAGAATCACTTTGTTAGAAAAggcatgcaaaataagaccaagaatactataatgcctataTATCACTCCACGATGCAACTttaaccttgagtattgcgttcaattctggtccaaGTATCTCATAGCAGacatagaaaaggttcaaagaagaatgaccaaaatgataatggggatggaactcctctcatatcaggaaaggctagagctcttcagcttggaaaagagacggctgaggggaggatatgattgagttgtataaaatcctgagtggtgtagaatgggtaaaagtgaatcgaattttcactctttcaaaaagtgcaaagaccaggggacactcaatgaaatcacatggaaatacttttaacacaaataggaggaaatattttttcactcaagaaatagttaagctctggaactcgttaccagaaGATGTGGGAACAGcgtttagcatatctgggttttaaaaaggtttggacaagttcctggaggaaaagtccataatcttctattggggaagctactgtttgccctgggattagtagcatggaatgcctactatttgggtttctgccaggtacttgtgacctggattggactctattggaaacaggatactgggctagatggaccactggtctgacccagtatggctattcttatgttcttatgccttggCTCTAATCCCCACCTCTGTCACTGACTGTCTGTGCATGATTCTGGGGGAATCACTTTACCTCCCTGTGTCTGAGCTCTAAACTCCGACTCTGGCACTATCAGTGGGAACTGGAAAATCTCAGGTGATCACAGCATCTTCATCCTGATGCCTGGTGGTTTTCAGGTAACGTTATAGCATTTATACAGTCTCCAGATGAAGAAACATGGTACCTTCTTGTACTTTCCTGTACACAGGCCTTCAGACATCAGCATGTCATATCCAGCAATGAAATGTGTGACCATTTCCTGTTCAGGGCCTGCAAAATCGACACTTCCTCTCTCTGCTGCCTGTGATCCATCTTTCCCCGTCTTGTGTTGTTGTTATTATCAATCGCTATGCTTTCCTTTCTAAAGTAATTCTTTGTATTTCTGGCTTTACCcacttgtttttccttgtttgctgGTCCAGTTCTTTCCCTTTTGTTTCTATATTCTGCTACTTCTTTCCCC is drawn from Microcaecilia unicolor chromosome 14, aMicUni1.1, whole genome shotgun sequence and contains these coding sequences:
- the LOC115457795 gene encoding tumor necrosis factor receptor superfamily member 5-like — protein: MTKKLSPCSRNEYLVNGRCCLMCPAGSHKLKDCTDSANTQCETCENGTYMEHENSFSKCQPCSHCQGFHFSEASHCNQTHDALCQCSQGFYCSLRSRGTCELCNHLSSCGVGFGVLKRATSWVDTVCQICQTGTFSNVSDTSSPCLNHTKCPVLKFHGTNTTDSVCATPSATLSASSWFLLLTLSVPLVIISFTLIILLWRYRCRNRSTMRLRSLETLRKHRLDKYISVREGMKTMEMPVHGQQEDPAFPRSLFPTNEVLDGESLRKIRSNTYCGPLLQSSPAPCKHVEKCSAKIPTASVLPPVLPIKVKCAFSAEMAHLPCPASQSESTERSRGCSSEMGGKDDACCSFCIDGVESPLRTLDDTCPVSLPTLTASQNFKCDSYCMVQPCLETEVNPCSNWAPPCELRSQVQERQTGERSETSQPEEDEWKE